CCTCAGGAAAAAGTTTCAAGGCGCACAGCAACTTTCTCGTCCTTCCTCCTCATTTTTTCTCGACTAACCAAGGGACATTCCTTTCCATTTTCGCAGGTGATTTTCTTGGAATATTCTTCTCTCCCGTGTTTGTGTTTTTTCTCGTCAAGATAATCTCGTTAAGTGTTTtcatttggatttttatttatttttaattcgtAGACTAGGAGTTGGAGGAATGATAGGTTTGTCAACAGAGAGCAGTCACATGGTGGTCAATGTAGATGGACTGATGCCACCGGTGCCATCGCCGCCAGTTAATGCGGAGGTCGAGAATATAAGAGAAGAGTCGACGACGGTGGTTAATGATAAGGCAATCGATATTTCAGAGGACGAGGATCAGGAGAATGAGCCGCTCATTGCTTCTGCGGAATGCCGTATTTGTCAAGACGAGTGCCCTATCAAGACTCTCGAGAGCCCTTGTGCTTGCAGTGGCAGCCTCAAGGTATTGTGTGTGTTCATCATCGTCTCATTTAGGGAAAAATTACcgacatatatatgtttttttcttatatgatgAGCGGACAAGTCTTGTTAATTGTTATTGAGATTGAAAAATGGCCGATGATTGACCAAaagcttttatgtttttttaccaGTATGCTCACAGAAAATGTGTTCAGCGTTGGTGCAATGAAAAGGGAAACATCATATGCGAAATTTGCCATCAGGTATGTTTCTTTACCTTCTCTCGCAATCTCTAGGTTTATAGACTTAATTTGGTTCCTTGTGGCGCAAGATTTTCCACAAAGTGCATAATGATCATAGACAAAAGCAAAAATGTAAGTAtgattatgcatatatatatttgatagatGAATGCAAGTTTCCCACATAAGGTTAAGTTATGTACGTAGTAAAAGATTTAAGATATTGCATTGCACTGAATTGGTTGGAACTTAAGCTCAGCAACTGCTTTATTATGTCTGAAAGCTGTGGAAAGTTACACTATCTGACGGCATTTAACTTGTTTTACTAGCCTTACCAATCTGGATACACCgctccaccacctcctcctcagCCTGAAGAAACCACTATTGACATTGGGTACATTAAATCTCGTAtttttatgctttttttttatggttgtgGCTTGCTTTTCTGACATCTAGTATGTGTGCGTTGCAGTGGAGGATGGACAATCTCAGGTTGGATTTGCAGATCCTCGCCTTCTTCCCNNNNNNNNNNNNNNNNNNNNNNNNNNNNNNNNNNNNNNNNNNNNNNNNNNNNNNNNNNNNNNNNNNNNNNNNNNNNNNNNNNNNNNNNNNNNNNNNNNNNTCTAATTCAATAACTTGTAACGCTCTGACCCCTGCTAATGGGTAACCATGCTTGCTCACTCAGTCACTCCCATGGGCACACTCCCGGCCGATGGTTGGTGTgtataatttatagaaatttgaaaaaaaaaatatttatttacctCGTAATTTTTCCatgtttggttttattagcaTGATATCATGAACTATTTTTTCATATGTTACTCATCTTTTTACTTTCAAACACgattaattttagattttttgaatatataatcaaaaagatAGGTGTATTCTAgtgatatttatattcaaatcaaatctTTCAATATCATTTACCACAAATCGAAATATTACATGAACATTATTACATCTTGCTAATAATTCATGGATGATAACAATACCATTTATATGCGATTTCAGAACCCTTACAGAGCTTTCAAAAACGTAAAAATATTAAAGCAATTAAGATGAGTTTAAACCCTATATTAAGCTTTATTTTTATCAAGGGAGTAAGAGTTTTGGAATGTAGTATAAGAGTTTTCTATTTGTGTTGGACGTGAAAAGTAGCTTGTGTTTGAGGATGAGAATCAAACACGTAAACTGTGGGGGCAAGCTTAAAATGCTGCCATTCATATGTGAGCTATAATATGACTAATCAGCATATTTTTATTAACCAGCATATTGGCCATTGGAGGTTTTTGACGAGAAGGGAGACAATTAGGTCATTGGAATCTCTCTGAGCTTCGAGATCGACACAAACCTTGGGGAGAAGGAGAAAGGATGAGGTGAGAAACGAAAGCATAGGAAGGTTTAGGAATCAATACTGAGATCGGAGGAAGCTTACCTGCGAGtttgggagagagagagagagagagagaggaagaacaacAACCCGCGTTTGAGTTTGCTTTTTCTTACCCGACCCGGAGCTTTTTAGGTTTGGTCCGAAAACAAATCGATTTGGCCaataacatttatttttctggttcaacaaagtaaaaaaaatgatcatCTTTTTTCCTATAAATTTTTTGAGAAGTAAGCTTTATATTATAgctaaattatatttcaaattttgatatGTCAATTAAcgttaatatttatgaaaacatTAAATAGTGTacgtaaaaaagaaaaagaaaatgagcACTCTTCGTATTAATCGTATACATCAACAATAATCTGTTTTTGattatcttctctttttttggGGTTCAAttacattatattttctaatttatagTTAAGGTTTAATGATGTGATGTGTTATCCAgtgtaaaaaagaagaagaagaaaattatagttaatgtttaaattcaatttttatgTAATTGTCATTGTTAAATATTAACACacatcttaattttttaatattagcaCCTTTTAATCAAACTTTAAAAGTGTAtttgtaacaatttttttattagcaaaaaaaaaacaatatttatattttgtcgaAAAAAGATCCTGCGAATCACGTGCACATTACTAATGTGACATTAGTAATATCCCCACCTCTAGTGTCATGACGATGGAATATTGCGTCACCAGTACGATGGAAAGTTAGCTACTCACGTGAAACTTTTACGCACCAATAACAAGTCCATTGACAAAGTTAACTGATAAACGACATTACAAGAGAAACTCCTATGTTAGCAGGTAAAACAAGTACTAGACGAATTTGGATTTGGTTATTTCTTGTGTTCTCCTTTCACACACATAAAAGAGATAGTCGAAAATACTACTAGTCCTTCATATAAGCTCGCCATTTTAGATAAGAGACGATCTCACATCATCTGCAGATGCAGATCACCCGTCTGCTGCGCTAACTCCACCATCATTGCTTCATCGAAGAACTTGTTCCCGCTTACGTCCTCACTCATTCCCTACAAAACCCAGCACCATATAAATGATCGTTAGAGACTGAAAACTGATGAAGCATATTATACTTCGAATGATATGGAGCATATACCTTTCTACGGCGGGTCTTAACCATGAACTCACGAGCAAGATGCTGGATGGGGGCTGGCTCAAGTGGGCGCAATAGGATGGATTTGTCGAGAGGATCTCCTGGAACTATGGCCCAGTGGTCAAAGACTGATACGCAGAAGGCTTGTCCCTGTGTGTGGTATCTGAGATCCGTCTCAAACCCGAATGACTCTATCACTGGCAAGAAAGCCTGAATCATCACGACAACAAGACAATCGATCAATGAATCACTCAGTTAGATGAGATGATGGAACACTTGTTATGACATATTAAAAGCAAACCAACCTTCACGATATACGCCGGAGTTCCGGGCTGAGGAACATCCGATGTCACGTGCCCACGTCTACGTGACAGAACCGTGTAGATGGCAGTGACGCAGTCTATTGGTGTTTGTATCTGATACCAACAAGTCAATTGTTACAAAAGGAAGAATGTAAAAGAGCAAAAGGTAAGGCAAAGAGTCTATAAAGTATCATACCTCCACATAGTAAACAGGTTCCATAAGCCTCGGAGTCGCCATGAGAAAAGATGAGTAAGCTACCCGACGTGCTGTTGGAATCATCTGACCAGATCCTCGGTGCAACGGCTCTGGTGCTATCCAGGCATCTACAATCTTGAACTTGACATTCCTGATGGGCTCATCACACAGTGGTCCTTCTCGCGCCCCCCACTGGAACCTGTAAAAACATTTAAACGAAGTTATTCAGCCGCAGCCAACAAAATGGAGCCAAAGTGAAGTGTGGCAGAAGAAAGACGATTACCCTTGAACAATGGAGTCTTTCACTGCCATCATCAAGTTCTTGTCAACCTCAGTTGGGAGTGTGTCATCCAGCAAAATATTTGGACCCTGATCAGTAAGAAATCAACAGTCAAGATATGAATTAGCCAAAACACGTTATGCTTGCTAGAGCCATATCACAAAGCAACCATAAAGATAAAGAGACCGCTCAAAATTTTCGGGAttttaagaaaacaaacaatGCATTTTCACCTGTTTGTCAGGGCCAAACGCCCAAATGGAACGCGCTGCAAGTAGATCCCAGTCATATTTCGTCTTGAAGAAGTCCCCGAGTTGTTTCCTGTTCCAGTCAATGCTTACGACACCATTCTCAATGTCCTCTGCAAGTCCTCTATCCAATGGCTCTGCGATCTTTAGCATGTAGCAGATATTAAATTAGTCACAGAAGTAACTGTACTTGAGCACTGTACCAAACATCTCAGTCCTACACATAATGAGTAAAAGAGAAAAGGGAAGACTCTCTTACCATAgttattttgttctttttgttcGGTGTCTCAGCAAAACACTTCATTGACGAAGATTCAACCACTGTCTCACAGAAGGAGACAACCGGATCTGCAACCTACAAATTTAAGAAAGTGAAATGAATTTAAAGTCCCAAACAAACAAATCACAGTCAAAGATCCAAGTAAGAAAAACAATTAGATACCTTCACTTCGACCTCTGAATAGAGCTCCCTGAGGTCCTTCATGATAGAATCCAGGTACAACTCCCCTGTGCCTAGAATAGTATGTTCACCAGACTCCTCAACTTTGGTAATAGCAAGGGGATAGCTTTTGCTAATCTTCCTAAGCCCTTCCACCATTTTAGGCAGCTCACTAGGATTCAAAGGCTCAGTAGCAGTCTTGACAACTGGAAGGGTATTAAACTGGAGAGCCCGGAATATGAAGACATCTTCGTCATAGTTCTCGTTGCAGAGAGTGGCAGTCTTCATGATGGACGCATCGACACCTTCGATAAGCACCCACGAACCGGGAGGGGCGCTGCTTACAGGTATTCTGTACCTGGCTTGATATATCCACAGCTTGGTCACTTCTTTTACAGTCATGTCCTCTTCATCTTCAGGTGAATACCCTTCTCCTAGTACACGTACGCTTTGCCCTGTCTGAAGCGTGCCGCTGTAAACTCTTCCGAACACATCAAACACACTAGTATCTGATTTGGGGTACAGCTTTGTCACATTAACCATGAGAGGTCCAGACGGATCACATTCTACCATTGCTTCATAAATGGCAGAATCTTTGGGTCCAGTGTAGGCGTGGTCCACTTTTCTAGCTGCAGCCTCTTTGGGAGAAGGAATGTGCTTTACCAACATATCAGTGAAGCCTGATGACGAACCAAAGACTGAGCTACAGGCTAACCTAAGTAGAGGTCTGACGTTCAGCTTATATGCACTATTACTCAGGGTCACTCCTAGTTCTGCAAGGGTGGTCTCTACACTCTTCTTGTGTTCACCTATCACTTGGCTGTATATCTTGTAAAGAGGCTCCAGAATAAACTGAACAAATGCTCTTTCTCCACCACCTACTGGAGGATTTCTCTTGAACGCCCTAGTATCAGGGTGATAATACACATCTCCCCAAAGCTTAGATGCAAACTTATCCACGTCCATGTCCACCCCATGAAGCTTCGAATACAGTTTAGCAAACGACTGCAGAGTGAAGGACCATCCGGCAGTACCACTGGCAAAGCAAACATTCCCAGCTGCAGGGTCTATAAGGGGTAAGTTTCCAGCAGTCGTCGAAGCAGCAGATATGTGGTTATTAATGACTTCAATTGTATGCCTCAGCTTGTAATAAGCATCCCTTGGAGGCAGTTTGAGCTCGGTTATGAGTCTGTCAACCTGTTGGAGAACAAAATTCTGACATATTACAAAGGTCCAGTAGAATGTCTAGAAATATAAATCTCACAATGCATCTCAATTTACACAATAAAGAAAGCATGGAAATGTACCTTGTTGATCACAACAACAATAGGAAGATGGTCCTGGATTGCATGTCGAATAGCTCTCTCAGTGTTCACCTAAAGAAACACATGTCGTTAATACAAGTAGCAAATTTCAAATAACAACTTTAGACTTATAAAAAGAAGCAAACACTTACCATCACTCCTTCAGCAGCGTCAACAATTAGAACAGCACCATCAGAGAGTCTTAAAGAAGCGGTCATTTCATCAGAGAAATTCACATGACCCGGGGTATCTACGACATTGCACAGATATGATTTAGACCTGCTGTCCTCAAGGACAAGAGACATCGGAACCGCCTTGATCGAAATATTCCTCTCCTGCTCATCAACTCTGGTATCTGTATACTTCATGTGCTTGTCGTTTTTAGCATTAAAAGTAGACATATGATGCGTCTGCTCAACCAACATATCCATGAACACAGTCTTCCCATGCTGCAGATGCCCCACAAGAGAAACGTTCCTCACAAGCGCTGGATTAGACATAAGACCAACGAGAAACTGCGTGGACACGTAGGTAGTAGAATCCTTCACCCCGACCTCGAATCTGAGGTCTCTGACAGGTTTGATAATGGGCAACTCTAGAGGCTGCTCGTCCTCGTCCATGACTAACGTCTCAACGTCCTCCCCGTAGACTTCCTCTGCGGTGGGATAGTACTTTTTATCCTCGGGGAGAACAATCTGGTTGTCCATCTCCACGTCATTGATCGTTGTGATCCAGCCCCCAGGGGGATGTTCTCCATCTGATCCATCATCTTCAGGGTGCTTATCCTGAAACTCCGAATCTTCTATTTCATCATCGCTCTCTCTGTCGGACTCGATCTCAGGTCCAATGTAGTTGCCGAACTCATCATACAAGCTATCATCCATCTTTTAATGTCAAACAAAATCTAGCTTGATAATAACCGCAAAACCACTCTCGGATCTGGAGAAAATGCCAAGGAGTAAAGAAGATTCAactatcaaaaaaaaactaaggatcCTCGCGTAGTTTACCAAAGCGTGTAGTACCAGGCAAAAACCTAAGCTCGAATCCACTAGAAACTTGAGCTAACTTAGACTAGAGCAAAAACCTAAGCTAGAAGAATCAACTATAAACTTGAGCTTAACTTGAATTAGAGCCCAGAAATTTCTCGAGACGATAGCGCAAACAAAGGTTAAGGAGTGAGAGGACGAACCAGTTGGGAAAGAGCGAGATGCGAGCTAGAGGCGACGAGTGTAGAGAGCGAGAGGTGGGAGAAGATTGCTCGGCGATTGTCTTCGTCTTTGAACGGAGCCGTCGAAGAAAGGGGGAGAGATTTTATCAAGTTTTAAGTAGAAGCCTCTAGCTAAGAAAGAGGTTTTCAggagctttttttttaaatgaaaacctCTAGCCGAGATAGAGTTTTAGTCGAggtcaaagttttttttttttttccccttcAAAAGCCTAGAAAATACACCACATACATACGGTATCTAACCAAAACACCTCGTATAAATACACAAAACATGTATGAGAATACATAAGGTGTCGGGTGAAGATTCACCTACGGTGTTGTGATgtcaataaaaaagaaaatgaagctAAACAAAGGTTCCACAAATGTATAGTCGAAACTCGAAAGTACATTTCAGAAGAAAACATCAAAAGAACAAGAAACTTTCCCCAACGTTCTGTCGTATTAGACTTGCTCATTTCTCATCTTCATCACTGGCTGGATAACCCGAGTTCTATTTTCACCTGCTGCTTATCTTCTTTACCAGTCTTGTTGGAGGATCCTGGTGTTTCACCTGGATGTTCATCCTTTTGTTTCAcaagctcttcttcttctgttggTTTTGGACCCGATGATTCTTGGTCCACCACGGACGCCTTCTTCTCAGTTTCATCAGTCTTC
This genomic interval from Brassica napus cultivar Da-Ae chromosome A6, Da-Ae, whole genome shotgun sequence contains the following:
- the LOC125610036 gene encoding E3 ubiquitin-protein ligase MARCHF3-like, which produces MIGLSTESSHMVVNVDGLMPPVPSPPVNAEVENIREESTTVVNDKAIDISEDEDQENEPLIASAECRICQDECPIKTLESPCACSGSLKYAHRKCVQRWCNEKGNIICEICHQPYQSGYTAPPPPPQPEETTIDIGGGWTISVTPMGTLPADGWCV
- the LOC106369330 gene encoding 110 kDa U5 small nuclear ribonucleoprotein component CLO-like, giving the protein MDDSLYDEFGNYIGPEIESDRESDDEIEDSEFQDKHPEDDGSDGEHPPGGWITTINDVEMDNQIVLPEDKKYYPTAEEVYGEDVETLVMDEDEQPLELPIIKPVRDLRFEVGVKDSTTYVSTQFLVGLMSNPALVRNVSLVGHLQHGKTVFMDMLVEQTHHMSTFNAKNDKHMKYTDTRVDEQERNISIKAVPMSLVLEDSRSKSYLCNVVDTPGHVNFSDEMTASLRLSDGAVLIVDAAEGVMVNTERAIRHAIQDHLPIVVVINKVDRLITELKLPPRDAYYKLRHTIEVINNHISAASTTAGNLPLIDPAAGNVCFASGTAGWSFTLQSFAKLYSKLHGVDMDVDKFASKLWGDVYYHPDTRAFKRNPPVGGGERAFVQFILEPLYKIYSQVIGEHKKSVETTLAELGVTLSNSAYKLNVRPLLRLACSSVFGSSSGFTDMLVKHIPSPKEAAARKVDHAYTGPKDSAIYEAMVECDPSGPLMVNVTKLYPKSDTSVFDVFGRVYSGTLQTGQSVRVLGEGYSPEDEEDMTVKEVTKLWIYQARYRIPVSSAPPGSWVLIEGVDASIMKTATLCNENYDEDVFIFRALQFNTLPVVKTATEPLNPSELPKMVEGLRKISKSYPLAITKVEESGEHTILGTGELYLDSIMKDLRELYSEVEVKVADPVVSFCETVVESSSMKCFAETPNKKNKITMIAEPLDRGLAEDIENGVVSIDWNRKQLGDFFKTKYDWDLLAARSIWAFGPDKQGPNILLDDTLPTEVDKNLMMAVKDSIVQGFQWGAREGPLCDEPIRNVKFKIVDAWIAPEPLHRGSGQMIPTARRVAYSSFLMATPRLMEPVYYVEIQTPIDCVTAIYTVLSRRRGHVTSDVPQPGTPAYIVKAFLPVIESFGFETDLRYHTQGQAFCVSVFDHWAIVPGDPLDKSILLRPLEPAPIQHLAREFMVKTRRRKGMSEDVSGNKFFDEAMMVELAQQTGDLHLQMM